One window from the genome of Oryctolagus cuniculus chromosome 1, mOryCun1.1, whole genome shotgun sequence encodes:
- the LOC103346677 gene encoding golgin subfamily A member 6-like protein 2 has protein sequence MDQRRSRGAMSVEKGLLLRYSRQSSKEPRGKQGSGTRPGDEARDPATARGRSPRGLCWRRAQKQRPKDRVWVPWNGLIVIGKRLELLGRSTRKPRDEDWRAEGGEKASRSPERMDARLTRPADVEKGSPRRLWGQQAGAPPTGAPSRGARATAGPRSGSGFEERLRPTADQVRTSGEDLRPGGYKLGQDATELRASGERLRASAGESRGSRGEKLRSRGESLVSIGEKRGSSGGRLRSSGGESLVSRGEKRGSSGEKLRPSGERPRSSGEKLGISGEDLRATGNEKLGSNGKKLASREKLEGARAGGAQEEPGGRGPAVTEDQMETPFESAGHDEELEGPEGAAEAEEEVLGARGD, from the coding sequence aTGGACCAGAGGCGCAGCCGAGGGGCGATGTCGGTGGAGAAGGGGCTCCTGCTGAGGTATTCGCGCCAGAGCTCGAAGGAGCCGCGGGGCAAGCAGGGTAGCGGGACGAGGCCGGGCGACGAGGCCCGCGACCCGGCCACAGCCCGCGGGCGTTCCCCTCGGGGGCTGTGCTGGAGGAGGGCGCAGAAACAGCGGCCGAAAGATAGGGTGTGGGTGCCCTGGAACGGGCTCATCGTGATCGGGAAGAGACTGGAGCTCCTGGGCAGAAGCACGCGGAAGCCTCGGGACGAGGACTGGAGGGCGGAGGGTGGGGAGAAGGCGAGCCGCAGTCCCGAGAGGATGGACGCCAGGCTAACGCGCCCTGCAGACGTGGAGAAGGGCAGCCCCCGGCGGCTCTGGGGACAGCAAGCGGGCGCGCCCCCAACAGGGGCCCCGTCCAGGGGCGCCAGGGCAACGGCCGGGCCTCGGAGCGGGTCTGGGTTCGAGGAGAGGTTGAGGCCTACTGCGGACCAAGTGCGGACCAGCGGGGAGGACCTGCGGCCCGGAGGATATAAACTGGGTCAGGATGCGACGGAGCTGCGGGCCAGTGGAGAGAGGCTGCGAGCCAGTGCAGGAGAGAGCCGCGGGTCCAGAGGAGAGAAGCTGAGGTCCAGAGGAGAGAGCCTGGTGTCCATAGGGGAGAAGCGGGGGTCCAGTGGAGGGAGGCTGAGGTCCAGTGGAGGAGAGAGCCTGGTGTCCAGAGGAGAGAAACGGGGGTCCAGTGGAGAGAAGCTGAGGCCAAGCGGAGAGAGGCCGAGGTCCAGTGGAGAGAAGCTGGGGATTAGTGGAGAAGATCTGCGAGCCACTGGAAATGAGAAGCTGGGATCCAATGGGAAGAAGCTGGCCAGCAGAGAGAAGCTGGAGGGCGCCAGAGCGGGGGGCGCGCAGGAGGAGCccggtggcagggggcccgcagTGACCGAGGACCAGATGGAGACTCCTTTTGAAAGTGCGGGGCACGATGAAGAACTGGAGGGGCCCGAGGGGGCGGCGGAAGCGGAGGAGGAGGTCCTGGGCGCCCGCGGAGATTAG
- the CFL1 gene encoding cofilin-1, giving the protein MASGVAVSDGVIKVFNDMKVRKSSTPEEVKKRKKAVLFCLSEDKKNIVLEEGKEILVGDVGQTVEDPYATFVQMLPDKDCRYALYDATYETKESKKEDLVFIFWAPECAPLKSKMIYASSKDAIKKKLTGIKHELQANCYEEVKDRCTLAEKLGGSAVISLEGKPL; this is encoded by the exons GCCTCCGGCGTGGCTGTCTCTGACGGCGTCATCAAGGTGTTCAACGACATGAAGGTGCGCAAGTCGTCGACGCCCGAGGAGGTGAAGAAGCGCAAGAAGGCGGTGCTGTTCTGCCTGAGCGAGGACAAGAAGAACATCGTGCTGGAGGAGGGCAAGGAGATCCTGGTGGGCGACGTGGGCCAGACCGTGGAGGACCCCTACGCCACCTTCGTGCAGATGCTGCCCGACAAGGACTGCCGCTACGCCCTCTACGACGCCACCTACGAGACCAAGGAGAGCAAGAAGGAGGACCTGGTGTTCATCTTCTG GGCCCCCGAGTGTGCGCCCCTCAAGAGCAAAATGATCTACGCCAGCTCCAAGGACGCCATCAAGAAGAAGCTGACAG GAATCAAGCATGAATTGCAAGCCAACTGCTACGAGGAGGTGAAGGACCGCTGCACCCTGGCGGAGAAGCTGGGGGGCAGCGCCGTCATCTCCCTGGAGGGCAAGCCCTtgtga